The genomic region CAATCATGTGTCCATTTCCCGCATTATAAGTCGCAAGAGCAAATGATAGCTGGTTTACGCTGTCAAGGTAGGCATAATGGTTAAGATTATTTTTCAAAATCCATGCCCCTTCGTGCAAATTTGTCAGGGGATCATACAGGTTATTATATTCCGTAACTGAAAAACGTGGCAAAATCTGCATTAATCCCACCGCTCCTGCAAAACTTTTAGCTTCCGGATTAAAACCGGATTCCTGAATAACCATCGAAGTTAGCAACAGCCAATCAAGTCCTACTGAATCCGCTACAGATTTAGTCAGATCCTCGAATGACGAAATCAATCCCATACTCGAGTAGTATTTTTCGGGGTTATAATAATCCTCCACATAAGGACTTTGATTATGATATCTATAGCGCAGCTGATTCAAAAAAGCAGAGCGAAGAGGTTCCTCGCGTACATCAGAAAACCTGAAGTGTTTTTCCAGGAAACTGTTTAATTTCGCTTCCAGTCCCGGTGCATTTTTCCTGATTGCCCAGGCTATAGTATCTTTTTGTGCGATCACCGGGCCTGCCTGTAATCCGGGAAAATAACCGGAACCGGCCTGATATGTCTGTTCATCCAGTACCGCTGCCTTGATTTCTCCCCCCGAAACCTGCATGAGCAATGATTTCGCATCTTCGTTATAGGGCACAAAGTTTATATTTAGATCATACCCCTGTTCCTCAAGTCTTTCAAGGTGGGTATGATCTGTACTGTTTCTGCGCACATACACCGGAATCCTTTTTACAGAAAAATCCTCGAGGGTTTCCGGCTGGATTTCTAAGCTATCGGAATAAACGATTATTTTATCCGATAACTTATATGGCCTGCTAAAATTAACAGTTCTCCTCTTTTGACTGCTAACCGTATAATTATTGGCAATTACATCTCCTGTACCCGAATTCAGCAGGTTATGAGGATGTTCATCAACTCCAAGAAATATAACCTCCAGTTCCAATCCGTATTCTTTAGCGAATTCATTCAACAACTCATATTCGAATCCTGACTCATACCCATGGCGAAGAAAATACTTATCCGCACCATAGCCGGTGATCATCCGTAAAACACCGCTTTCTTTGATCTGTTCAAAATCACGCTCAACGGTTTGAGTACTTTGACCAAAATATTCCTCAATAAAACGATCAATATCATCTTCATTTATACAGCCGGACAGCAAAACACATGACATGACCAATAGCAGGGCTCCAATTGACCTAAATGATTGCATATTATTTCTTTTGTTGTTCATTTTAATCTCTTCAAACCTGATTATTAAAGAATGTTCCGTCTTCACTCCCTCCATTATCTAGGTGAAACGAATGCTTCATTAACCTAATTGTGCATCTCCGCTTTTACCTAATTAAATAATTATTGTGAATAGCCAAAATTTAATTTCATTACAATTGCCAAATTTCGGAATTCATCATTCTCTTCATTTGGCTCTTATAGCATCCGCGGAGTATTTTTCCCTTCCTGATTCCAACTCCCTCTTTTTCCCATAAATCATCATTCATTTGATTCTTGAAGCAACCCTCACAGTAAATCTGCTGTATAGTCATATAAAACAGGTATGGATTTCTTCTTTAAGTGAATCTTTACCCCATCAAGATTAATTAAAATTATACGATTATGATGAATACAAAACGAATCATTTCTTGCGTCTTCTTTTTATTGGCTGTCACGGTAAGTATTTCATTGATTGGATGCAGCACCGGCTCCGGTACCGAGGAAGAAGGAACTAATGGTAATGGCCAAGAGCCTTCTGCCGGTGAAGTTGAGATGGTTAACACCTCTTTCTCGCCAAATGATTTAGAAGTGGAAAAAGGCACAACCGTAACATGGACGAATAACAGTAGTCTGACTCATACCGTAACAAGTGGATCAAACGGTCAACATGATGGCCTGTTTGACAGTGGTAATATTGCACCCGATGGTCAATTTTCATATAAGTTCGATGAGGTTGGCACATTCGACTATTACTGTATCCCACATGTAGATCAAGGTATGACCGGTACTGTAACCGTTACAGAATCTTCCGGCAGTGGTTACTAGCCTAATACTTCTTTATTCATTTTGCTGCTTTCAGCTTCAGCCTGTAATCAATACCAATAGTGTAGATACGGTATATTATTCTGATTCCGGGTATGTTGAATTTACTTCAAGTGTGCCTATGCACTCCTTTTCAGGAGAGTCAGACCACCTTACCGGGATGATCGATTTTGAAGAGAATATCATCGACTTCTACATTGACCTGAATACCCTTAAAACGGGAATCGGGAAACGAGACAGGGATATGTATCAGACGCTGAACACTGAAAGGCATCCTTTTGCTGAATTTACGGGTTCATTTGAGAGTCCACGCTCCATTCCCGATCAAAGAACAGAAGTTACCGCTATCGGTGAATTTACCATAAACGGGGCAACCAACGAAGTAGAAGTTGAGGGCTTCATAGAACCTAAAGAAGAAGGATTGATACTGGAGGCAAAATGGTCTCTCCTCATAAGCGACTATAACATCGAGCCTCCGGGCATTCTCTTCTACCGGGTTGACGATACCCAGGATATCAAGATCAAAGTTGTTTTAAAGCCAACCTCCGGGGAAGCACTATCTGCCGAAAACTAAACCGAACATAAACAATGAAGCAATTGCATATTCTATCTTCTACGATCTTAAACAGCCTGATTACGGTACTTTTGATCTCAGTTACTGCCCACGCTCAGTTACCCAGAGAACTAGTTCAGTCAGATGGGCCGGTCGAAAGCGCCTTCTGGGCAACCACCAATATCGGAATCAGCACGGTTCAGAATGTGGATAAACATAACCTGGAAAGTTCAGTCGTACATACTTTTGGGCTGGTCAGAGGGGGAATTGACACTTTCTACGGATTGGACGACGGAGCTAATACCAAAATTGGACTGGATTACGGAATCAGTGAAAGGCTTTCCGTCGGAATAAGCAGAATGACCTTCAACAAGGTCGTAGATCTGAGGGGGAAGTATAATATACTCAGGCAAACACAATCCGGAAGCATGCCGGTGGACCTTGCAATCAAATCTTCCCTGGGAATCAGTACGCTCTCCGGCCTTAACCTGAAGTTTAACGAACGCCTCAGCTATTTTACTTCTGTTATGTTAGCCAGAAAATTCGACCGGCTGAGCCTACAATTAACGCCAATGATAGCTCACTTTAACAATCCGGCCGCAGGTAATCCCAACCAATTGTTTGGACTGGGAACCTTGATAAATTATAAACTAAACAAACGTTTTGCCCTGAGTGCCGAATACCTGCCCGTGATCGGAGAAAGAAATGCTTTTAGCCGGGATGCCATGGCCGTGGCTTTGAATATCAATACAGGCGGACACGTATTTCAACTATTTCTAACCAGTTCTCAATGGCATAATGAGCAATATATTATGGCAAATAACCGGGATGAATTCTGGAAAGGAGATTTCAGGTTTGGCTTTAATATCCACCGGGTATTTGGACTGGGAGGAAATTAACGGCAAAACACAGGCAACCCTTTGGGGCATCGTATGGTATAGGTTATAGGAGTCGTCCATATTTTTCTTTTAATTAGTAGCATACAGGTTTTAAATAAAACAAGATTCTTTGTTAACCGATATCATTAAAGGATGCTGCAAGCATCGCCGGGAAAGCCAAAAAGAGCTTTATGAGATGTTCTATGCCTATGGCATGAGCATAACGCTGCGATATGCCGATTCCCGAAATCAGGCTGCTGCTGTTTTAAACGACGCCTTTATGAAAGTTTTTGAGAACATAAAAACCTATGACACCAATCGGGACTTTAAACCCTGGTTTCGAAGAATTGTGATTAACACCGCCATCAACCAATACCATAAGGATGAGAAACGCCTGAAGATGACCGAGCCATTATCGGATGATGAAAACCATTTTACGGAGGAACACATCATCAGCGGTATTTCCTATGATGAACTTATTGAAATGGTTCAGCAGCTGAGTCCCGCTTACCGAACCGTTTTTAATCTGTACGTGATAGAGGGATTTAAGCATGAGGAAATAGCCGGGATGCTGGATATCTCGGTCGGAACGTCAAAGTCCAACCTCTCCAAGGCCAAAAGGAACTTGCGGGAGATTTTAGAGAGAAATTTAATTTGAGACCGTACTATGAATAGCAAAGACGAACATAAAGACCCGCTCGAGCAGTTTTTCAGGAAGAAAGCTGAAGAATACGATATTTCTTACCGGGAAGAAGACTGGCTTGACCTCGAGAAAAAGCTGGACCGCAGACAGGCCGCCAAAACCCGGCAACGGCGCACTTACTTTGCCGCCGCTGCCGTACTGCTGATCGTATCCGCAATGGGTTATTTCATCTATGATAACTCAAATAAGATAGATCAACTGAACCGGCAACTGGAGGATAACATGACTACGGGAGTCCTCCCCGATTCCGCCCGGGAGGATACCGCTAAAGAGCCGGAAGCTCTCCCGCCGGTGAACCGGGAAATGCTGGCCAATATTCCTCAGGAAACCCAAAAACCAACTGAAATTACCGATGATGTTACCCCCAAGTCAGGTCCCGAAAAACAGGATCAGCAAGCGGTTATAAATGCTGATCCTGTATCGGTCTCCGGTGGCGAACTAGCGCATGCAGAACTGCGATCGGTTTCCTATTCCGAACTTATGGATGACGACCTTTCTCTCTCAACCGGCAATAACATCCCCGGCGATACGGGGTATCTTGCTTCCGTGAGTTATGGGGGGATAGTGATTCCTTCCGGCAATCTCCCCCAACGCGACGGACTCGACAGAACAGCACCTTCCCGATTTGAATTCGGGCTCATTGTTTCGCCGGATATCAGTACCGTTGGGGGCATCTCGAATTTTCATGAACCGGGATATAAACTCGGGGTAAGCGCCGGCTACCACATCAACGACCGATTTACGATCTCGAGCGGGGTCATTCATTCCAATGTGAAATACAGTTCCGGAAGCCAATATTATGATCCTCCAGCGTACTGGAATCCCGGTGGAACCCCCAGCGGCATCCGGGCTCAGTGCTTTATCCTGGATATTCCGGTCACCCTGAAATATGATGTGAAGCAATTCGGCAATTCCCGCTTTTTTGCCACGGGTGGACTTTCCTCCTACGTGATGCTAAGCGAAGACTATTGGTTCGACTATAATAATGGCGGCTATTCCGGCGGACAAACCACCACGCTGAATGAAAAATCGGGCAAAGCACATCTGTTCAGCAACGCCGGCTTTTCCGTCGGCTACGAATACGACCTCCACAAAAACTGGAGCCTGAAAGCCGAGCCCTTCATCAAGGTCCCCCTCCGTGAAGTAGGCTGGGGAAATGTGAAGCTTTATACGCTTGGGACTTTTGTTTCGGTGAGTTATAGGCTTTAGAAATGAATTGAATATCCAATAACGAATAATCAACATGGAATATCCAACTAGTCATGCTGAGGATACTTCCGAAGCATCTTCATGTAGCTTTGTGCTTGTGCAGGTCCTTCGGGGGTACCCTCAGGATGACCCTTGAAGAAGTTGTAAAAGCGACCATCATCCAGGGATATTTTAATTCAGAGCAGCGGTAATTTTTCTTGCCATCTCTTCGGTATCATCATCCCGGGTTATTTTATCCAGTATTTCATGGCTCTCGGCATCTATCAATAAGACAAAACCCGTCATTCCCTCATTTTTCTCGAATATTTCTGAAAGTCCCAACCTGGATGCCAACAACTTTGATTGATGGGCTGTAAAATCATCGGTCATATCCATTTTGGTAAACAAAACCGGTTCTCCTTCAAACTCTCTCACCGCTTCTGCCATTTTAGGTTTAATAGCCTGGCAAGCTCCGCACCAATCTGCATACATGTACATCGTTATTACAGCGGGATCTTCTTCCGTCTCAGCCTCATTCGAAGCGATCAAAAAGAATGATCCAATAAAAAGTACGGCGGTTAAGAGAACTGCGGATGTCGTTTTATATCTATTTTTCATCATCTTTTTTTGAGTTTATAATCTTCCATCCTTGTCGACAGAAATACTTCGATTTACCCGGTTTAAACTTAAAACAAATCACGGTGATAACAGAAAGGACTTACTTCTCACTGTACGAGTGAAATGTAACCTTTCATACCCCCTTAATAAAGTGCGAAGTCTTCGGCTTCCATACAGGCAACCGGCCCCCCTTCAATATCCAATAATGAATAACCAACACAGAATATCCAACTAGTCATGCTGAGGATACTTCCGAAGCATCTTCAAGGACTTATGTAGCTTTATATTCGTGCAGGTCCTTCGGGGGTACCCTCAGGATGACCTTTAATAGAGTATGGATATTCCGTGTTGGATGTTCTTCAGCCTCATTCGCGTTCCATTCCTTTCGTGTTTTAGAGTTTTCGTGGCATTAAAAAAAATTTGCGTAACCAAAATGTTACATATATATTTGTAACCAATCAGTTACACATTAATTATTCTACATGCCTCAAGATGTATTCCAAGCCATAGCCGACCCTACCCGACGGGAGATCATTGATCTTTTGGCGGGACAATCCATGCCGGTTAATGACGTGGCCAGGCAGTTTGAAATGAGTCGCCCTGCGGTTTCCAAGCATATCAAGATCCTGAATGAATGCGGGTTGGTGGTCATCCGAAAAGAAGGCCGCAAACGCTATTGTCGTGCGGATACCCGGAAGCTTCAGGAAGTAATCGAATGGGCGTACCGCTACCGCAAGTTCTGGAATGAGAAGCTGGATGCGCTGGAAGCAGCTTTGGCAGAGGATGAGCGTATTAA from Gracilimonas sp. harbors:
- a CDS encoding transporter substrate-binding domain-containing protein; the protein is MNNKRNNMQSFRSIGALLLVMSCVLLSGCINEDDIDRFIEEYFGQSTQTVERDFEQIKESGVLRMITGYGADKYFLRHGYESGFEYELLNEFAKEYGLELEVIFLGVDEHPHNLLNSGTGDVIANNYTVSSQKRRTVNFSRPYKLSDKIIVYSDSLEIQPETLEDFSVKRIPVYVRRNSTDHTHLERLEEQGYDLNINFVPYNEDAKSLLMQVSGGEIKAAVLDEQTYQAGSGYFPGLQAGPVIAQKDTIAWAIRKNAPGLEAKLNSFLEKHFRFSDVREEPLRSAFLNQLRYRYHNQSPYVEDYYNPEKYYSSMGLISSFEDLTKSVADSVGLDWLLLTSMVIQESGFNPEAKSFAGAVGLMQILPRFSVTEYNNLYDPLTNLHEGAWILKNNLNHYAYLDSVNQLSFALATYNAGNGHMIDARRLAMEHNRDPNEWENVEDALLKLMQERYHQYARHGYIRGIETVQYVKEIRNRYQMYNRVAALNGEKISNLH
- a CDS encoding plastocyanin/azurin family copper-binding protein yields the protein MMNTKRIISCVFFLLAVTVSISLIGCSTGSGTEEEGTNGNGQEPSAGEVEMVNTSFSPNDLEVEKGTTVTWTNNSSLTHTVTSGSNGQHDGLFDSGNIAPDGQFSYKFDEVGTFDYYCIPHVDQGMTGTVTVTESSGSGY
- a CDS encoding YceI family protein, with the translated sequence MVTSLILLYSFCCFQLQPVINTNSVDTVYYSDSGYVEFTSSVPMHSFSGESDHLTGMIDFEENIIDFYIDLNTLKTGIGKRDRDMYQTLNTERHPFAEFTGSFESPRSIPDQRTEVTAIGEFTINGATNEVEVEGFIEPKEEGLILEAKWSLLISDYNIEPPGILFYRVDDTQDIKIKVVLKPTSGEALSAEN
- a CDS encoding DUF5777 family beta-barrel protein yields the protein MKQLHILSSTILNSLITVLLISVTAHAQLPRELVQSDGPVESAFWATTNIGISTVQNVDKHNLESSVVHTFGLVRGGIDTFYGLDDGANTKIGLDYGISERLSVGISRMTFNKVVDLRGKYNILRQTQSGSMPVDLAIKSSLGISTLSGLNLKFNERLSYFTSVMLARKFDRLSLQLTPMIAHFNNPAAGNPNQLFGLGTLINYKLNKRFALSAEYLPVIGERNAFSRDAMAVALNINTGGHVFQLFLTSSQWHNEQYIMANNRDEFWKGDFRFGFNIHRVFGLGGN
- a CDS encoding RNA polymerase sigma factor → MLTDIIKGCCKHRRESQKELYEMFYAYGMSITLRYADSRNQAAAVLNDAFMKVFENIKTYDTNRDFKPWFRRIVINTAINQYHKDEKRLKMTEPLSDDENHFTEEHIISGISYDELIEMVQQLSPAYRTVFNLYVIEGFKHEEIAGMLDISVGTSKSNLSKAKRNLREILERNLI
- a CDS encoding outer membrane beta-barrel protein, coding for MNSKDEHKDPLEQFFRKKAEEYDISYREEDWLDLEKKLDRRQAAKTRQRRTYFAAAAVLLIVSAMGYFIYDNSNKIDQLNRQLEDNMTTGVLPDSAREDTAKEPEALPPVNREMLANIPQETQKPTEITDDVTPKSGPEKQDQQAVINADPVSVSGGELAHAELRSVSYSELMDDDLSLSTGNNIPGDTGYLASVSYGGIVIPSGNLPQRDGLDRTAPSRFEFGLIVSPDISTVGGISNFHEPGYKLGVSAGYHINDRFTISSGVIHSNVKYSSGSQYYDPPAYWNPGGTPSGIRAQCFILDIPVTLKYDVKQFGNSRFFATGGLSSYVMLSEDYWFDYNNGGYSGGQTTTLNEKSGKAHLFSNAGFSVGYEYDLHKNWSLKAEPFIKVPLREVGWGNVKLYTLGTFVSVSYRL
- a CDS encoding protein disulfide isomerase family protein, with the translated sequence MMKNRYKTTSAVLLTAVLFIGSFFLIASNEAETEEDPAVITMYMYADWCGACQAIKPKMAEAVREFEGEPVLFTKMDMTDDFTAHQSKLLASRLGLSEIFEKNEGMTGFVLLIDAESHEILDKITRDDDTEEMARKITAALN
- a CDS encoding metalloregulator ArsR/SmtB family transcription factor, whose amino-acid sequence is MPQDVFQAIADPTRREIIDLLAGQSMPVNDVARQFEMSRPAVSKHIKILNECGLVVIRKEGRKRYCRADTRKLQEVIEWAYRYRKFWNEKLDALEAALAEDERIK